In Mesorhizobium sp., one DNA window encodes the following:
- a CDS encoding MFS transporter: protein MKQDPTARGRERTIGLLMLGGFATGSNIRLMDTVLPQIASEFAVSIGLAAQIVTAYALGYGLMQIGLGIAGDRFGKVRLVAVLCFASAAACLFAAAAQSLGQLTAARLLCGAATSAMIPVSLAWVGDMLPYEERPVVLARYASGGIFGMIAGQVAGGVLTEYWDWRLGLVLVALVYLTAAVGLVLELRRNTLISARPMQAGETRPSAPAAILAMLRRPWSRIVLVSVFLEGVSIFAAITFVGAELHGRFDAGYALIGCMLAFFAVGGMLFILGIRRLLKRFVQVRLIVMGAVISATGLLGLALTPVLWLVPVAMTLVGFGAYMLHNTLQSFATQLLPEARATGFSVFATLYFLSQSLGVAVAALLIANVGTGPIFVIAALAALLFALWFGIRGSRLAPLAAA from the coding sequence ATGAAGCAGGACCCGACTGCACGGGGGCGTGAGCGCACCATCGGACTGCTGATGCTCGGCGGATTCGCCACCGGGTCCAACATCCGCCTGATGGACACCGTGCTGCCACAGATCGCAAGCGAGTTCGCCGTTTCCATTGGCCTCGCCGCGCAGATCGTCACGGCCTACGCGCTCGGCTACGGTCTCATGCAGATCGGGCTCGGCATTGCCGGCGACCGCTTCGGCAAAGTCCGGCTCGTCGCCGTCCTCTGCTTCGCCAGCGCGGCGGCCTGCCTGTTTGCGGCTGCGGCGCAGTCGCTCGGCCAGCTGACCGCCGCGCGGCTGCTGTGCGGCGCCGCCACCTCGGCGATGATCCCCGTCTCTCTCGCCTGGGTCGGCGACATGCTGCCCTACGAGGAGCGGCCGGTCGTGCTCGCCCGCTACGCCAGCGGCGGCATCTTCGGAATGATCGCGGGCCAGGTGGCCGGCGGCGTGCTGACCGAATATTGGGACTGGCGGCTGGGTCTCGTGCTCGTGGCGCTGGTCTATCTGACCGCGGCAGTCGGCCTCGTCCTGGAATTGCGCCGCAACACGCTGATCTCGGCGCGGCCGATGCAGGCGGGCGAAACGCGTCCGTCCGCGCCGGCGGCCATCCTCGCCATGCTTCGCAGACCCTGGTCGCGCATCGTCCTGGTTTCGGTGTTCCTCGAAGGTGTCAGCATCTTCGCCGCGATCACCTTCGTCGGCGCCGAATTGCATGGGCGGTTCGACGCCGGCTATGCGCTGATCGGCTGCATGCTCGCCTTCTTCGCCGTCGGCGGCATGCTGTTCATCCTGGGCATTCGCCGCCTGCTCAAGCGCTTCGTCCAGGTCCGTCTGATCGTCATGGGGGCCGTCATATCGGCGACGGGGCTGCTGGGCTTGGCGCTGACGCCGGTCCTGTGGCTCGTTCCCGTCGCGATGACGCTGGTCGGCTTCGGCGCCTATATGCTCCACAACACCCTGCAATCCTTCGCGACTCAGCTCTTGCCCGAGGCGCGCGCGACCGGCTTCTCGGTCTTCGCGACGCTGTATTTCCTGTCGCAATCGCTCGGCGTAGCCGTCGCCGCGCTGCTCATCGCCAACGTCGGTACCGGTCCGATCTTCGTCATCGCGGCGCTGGCGGCACTGCTGTTTGCCCTCTGGTTCGGCATCCGGGGCAGCAGGCTCGCACCTCTCGCGGCAGCCTGA